A portion of the Candidatus Saccharibacteria bacterium genome contains these proteins:
- a CDS encoding cation:proton antiporter, whose product MGFIKKIINTVSRYKYASFALLVMTPGLVIASESAESSGHGDLAKGFLLLALILLVAKIGQIVEKVGQASVIGELATGIALSALGYFGLGIVGDIRGSEVIAFVAELGAVILLFQIGLESNIAEMKKVGLTAFIVAIVGVVTPFVLGTWVLAPIFFGDQSLTAHLFLGASMVATSVGITASVFKAIGISKSQEAQTVLGAAVIDDILGLIVLSIVSALASGGEVTPGLIAELSIKAFGFLGGSILIGSFLAQPISTLFSKIHDGVGMKLSLAISIALIFAYLASLVGLAPIVGAFAAGLLLDPVHFRGFQIPHIARKLKSVKTLDDQDKEHLEQLVHEQEHGHVEDLIGNLGLVFVPVFFAYTGLQIDFGSLLDPGIYLIAFVISIFAIISKMVAGLVIKKGNTSKLLVGFSMVPRGEVGLIFAATGKALGAINDEVFSIIVIMVIVTTFIAPFGIKYFATKLKQENN is encoded by the coding sequence GTGGGATTTATTAAAAAAATAATAAATACAGTATCAAGGTACAAGTATGCCAGTTTTGCTCTTCTAGTGATGACACCGGGTCTAGTGATAGCAAGTGAATCAGCAGAGTCTAGTGGTCACGGTGACTTGGCAAAAGGGTTTTTGCTATTAGCACTCATCTTGCTGGTAGCTAAGATTGGACAGATTGTTGAAAAAGTTGGACAGGCCTCAGTGATTGGTGAATTGGCTACTGGGATTGCTTTGTCAGCTCTCGGATACTTTGGACTAGGAATTGTTGGGGATATCAGGGGGAGTGAAGTGATTGCTTTTGTAGCCGAGCTAGGTGCTGTGATCTTATTATTTCAGATAGGCCTAGAGTCCAACATTGCAGAGATGAAAAAGGTGGGTTTGACTGCTTTTATTGTAGCGATAGTTGGAGTAGTGACTCCATTTGTTTTAGGTACTTGGGTATTAGCACCAATATTTTTTGGAGACCAGTCCCTGACAGCACATCTGTTCTTGGGTGCATCAATGGTGGCAACTAGCGTGGGGATTACGGCTTCAGTATTTAAGGCAATTGGTATTTCTAAGAGCCAGGAAGCCCAAACAGTATTGGGTGCTGCGGTGATAGATGATATCCTAGGCTTAATTGTCCTATCGATTGTTTCAGCATTGGCTTCTGGTGGAGAGGTGACACCTGGACTAATAGCAGAGCTGAGTATTAAAGCATTTGGGTTCTTAGGAGGCTCAATCTTGATAGGTTCATTCTTGGCTCAACCAATTTCTACATTGTTTAGTAAGATTCACGATGGGGTTGGGATGAAACTTTCGCTAGCTATATCAATAGCTCTAATATTTGCTTATCTAGCTAGCCTAGTCGGACTTGCACCAATAGTCGGAGCATTCGCGGCTGGATTATTACTGGATCCAGTTCACTTTAGGGGATTTCAGATCCCTCATATTGCTAGAAAGCTTAAGTCAGTCAAGACTTTGGATGATCAGGACAAAGAGCATCTTGAGCAACTGGTTCACGAACAAGAGCATGGTCATGTTGAGGATTTGATTGGCAATTTGGGACTAGTGTTTGTACCTGTATTCTTTGCTTATACCGGGTTGCAGATAGACTTTGGATCATTGCTTGATCCGGGAATATATTTGATAGCATTTGTGATTAGTATCTTTGCTATAATTAGCAAGATGGTTGCTGGGTTGGTGATCAAAAAGGGTAATACTAGTAAATTACTTGTAGGTTTCTCAATGGTACCTAGAGGGGAAGTGGGCTTGATATTTGCTGCAACCGGCAAAGCATTGGGTGCGATCAATGATGAAGTATTTTCTATTATTGTGATCATGGTAATCGTAACTACCTTCATAGCACCATTTGGAATAAAATATTTTGCTACTAAGCTCAAACAAGAAAATAATTAG